A single window of Bactrocera tryoni isolate S06 unplaced genomic scaffold, CSIRO_BtryS06_freeze2 ctg7180000339423_QRY, whole genome shotgun sequence DNA harbors:
- the LOC120779363 gene encoding uncharacterized protein LOC120779363, which translates to MADIIMRHTNKLAKETYNAYNNAHPNATPKSWTPVSITELYAFFGILIMTGANHSNGELVRDLWSVRNYPLCRATMAVNRFCSILRFLRFDDKSTRATRLLTDKAAPISELWTMMNNNLTAHYKPSSCLTIDEQLFPYRGRTRITQCIPTKPAKYGVKVWWICDATNAYPLHGQIFTGQAETGRETNQGERVMKDLSAKYQGSGRNITMDNLFTTLPVAELLLTWKFTIVGALRKNK; encoded by the coding sequence ATGGCTGATATAATTATGCGCCACACAAATAAGTTAGCTAAAGAAACTTATAATGCTTACAACAATGCGCATCCAAACGCAACTCCTAAGTCATGGACGCCTGTGTCAATAACAGAGCTGTATGCATTTTTTGGCATACTTATTATGACTGGTGCGAACCATAGCAATGGAGAACTTGTTCGAGATTTATGGAGCGTCAGAAACTATCCTTTATGTCGCGCCACAATGGCAGTCAACCGTTTCTGTTCGATATTGCGGTTCCTAAGATTTGACGATAAAAGCACTCGTGCAACACGCTTACTAACTGATAAAGCAGCACCGATCAGTGAGTTGTGGACGATGATGAACAATAATCTTACTGCACATTACAAGCCCAGCTCATGCTTGACGATTGATGAACAATTATTTCCCTACCGTGGACGCACACGGATTACGCAGTGCATACCGACAAAACCTGCTAAATATGGTGTCAAGGTTTGGTGGATTTGCGATGCCACAAATGCATATCCACTGCATGGACAAATATTTACTGGCCAAGCAGAAACTGGTAGGGAAACAAACCAAGGCGAACGAGTGATGAAGGATTTGTCTGCCAAATACCAAGGAAGTGGCCGAAACATTACAATGGACAATTTGTTTACGACCTTGCCAGTTGCGGAACTGCTTCTCACCTGGAAATTCACGATCGTTGGAGCTTTGCGCAAAAACAAATGA